The window ACGGGAGGCGGGCTGTCGCTGCGATAGACAAGGCTGCCGTTCTGAAAGTTACCCACGTCGTTGATCGCCGCCGAGCGAGCGCTGACTCTCGCCTGAGCAGGCGCAGGGAGTCGAGGGCGGGTCAGAATCCGGTCTCTTGTAGGACCGAGTGGCATTGGCTGCCCCCCCGGTCCAGTTTGCCATGTGAGCGCAAAGCGAAAGACATAGGTGGTGGCCTCGTAAACGGGCGCAGAACCTGTAGTAGATATGGAGTCGGTAGACAAGGTGGCATGGTGGCCAGGTCTctttggcggtggcggaggtCCCTGGCGAGGTCCCATCCGCGCAGCAGCTGTCTCGCGGCGAGCTTgttccagctcctcgtcccaAGCGCGCTTGGGATCCACGGCCCGACCATTTTGCGAGCTGAATGGCAGTACCTTGCCCAACATTGACAGCCGCTTCTTGAAGGATgacacatcaccatcatccttGATGCCACCAACAGTATCTCCGCCGTTGATCCCGAACGTACCAGTATAATCCACGAGCTGGTCTGACCCTGggaaggagctggaaaacGAGTCGAAGCCGAGCTTCATggacggctgtggcggctGCACCTCGGTTCGAATGATCAAGAACCGCTTGCCAGGTGTGGGATGAGCAGGGGCCGTAGAAGGCTGGACCTTGCCCCTCATGTCGGCATCAGCCTTGAGCCAAAGGTAATGAGCCCAAAGAGTCTTGAGCCGCTGCGACACAGTCAGGAATATTTTGCTGCAGAGTCCCGTTAGTCACCTGTTGCAACGCTTGGATGGCTATCTTCTTACCTGTTGACCTCACTGGCGCTGCCCGAGTCCCTGCAGATCCGCCAGCAGAGCAGGCGCATGTAGTAAGCACGAACCATGGGACACCAATGGTTGAAGAATTTGGCAAAGAACTCCTCCGTCAACAGCCACTCCGTGCACAAGGCCTCCTTGCGTGCCGGATCAGAAGTGATGGCGTCCCACACTGAGTAGAGGAAAGAGAGGACCCTAATCTCAgacatggtgttgttggactCGGCCATCATCTTGCCCACCTCGAGCCAGAAAGGCCAGTCAATGTAGTTGACAAAGGGGGCGGTGCTGCCAAACTCCAGGTACCGCGGCTGGCCAATCTCTTCGGCCGGGGATCCTGCAGGGCTGCCGTTCACCGTGTTCTGGAATGTATCCAGCGTGACCAGCATCTCCTCGAGAAAATCGCACAGCATGAAACACGAAGCTTGGTCGAATCGTGGTGTCCTCTTCGCTGCCGCCTTCGAGATGGCAGCAAAAGCCTCGGCAAAGGTATGCTTAATCTCGTGATTCACTCCAACAGAGCCTTCTGAGAGCACATCCTTGAGCAGGACAATGAGCCGGTTTTCATCCATCCCTTTCAGAACATTGCTGGGCACAGAGATGCCGGTCAAAGTAGCATCCGCGCCGTGAATGCTGTCAGAAATCGGAGGGCCCAGCATGGCATCGATCGAGGCCTGTCGGTGAATGGTGCTATCCAACACCGACAAGATTTGAGCGTGGACCAGGACAAAGGCAGGTGACCGCGCCTTTTCGACCAGCGGGAGTCCCTCAAAAACAAACTGCTCAGAAAGCACGTGGAAGTACTTGCAAAAGATGAAAAACAGATCCGTCTCACCACCACGCCATCTCGACACCCAAGGGCCGTGCCAGGGGATCTTGGCTGGCATCAGTGGCAGCTTAGCCGCAAGCCGCAGCTTGTCGCCCAGTGTCTTGACAGACGACCATCCCAGCTTGTGCAGATGCTCGGGGTAGAGCGCGACAATATCCTCGCTCTCGCCCTTGCTCCGCCTCGGCAGACCAAACTCATCGGCGACTCTTCGCAAAATGTCGGCATTCAAACCCCAAAGCCGCACCAGAACATCAGCGACACCGGGCACGAAGAAGAACGCATAAGCACACGCCTTGCCGCACCAGTTGACTAAGCTCAGAGGGGCGTGCCGGAGCGACAttttctccaccaccagcgccatcTGTGTCGTCAAGTTGTTGACAAACATGGTCCGCACATTGTGCTCGGCCGGCTCGGTCAACAGCGAGTCCACATCGCTGCCAACGGTGGACGATGTGTTTGACCTCGCTCGGACCTTCTCTTCGGGAGACCGCTCAGCTAAACGCTGAAACTGGCTGGTACACGTCCTCCACTCTGGCCGCATCATGATCATGGTGGCCGCCTCGAGCAGAGTTGGCCTGTCGACACCAGCAACCGGTTGCAATACTGGAAACTGGACGCCAAGCGCAGCGATGCCTGGAGCAAGCCCGTATCCTCCCGCCAACAGCCTCGAATGCCCGGCATCCAGCATCGACAAGAGGCCATTCCACCACTTGTTCAAAACTGTGGCTCGCCGGTCAAAATCCTCGGAACTCAACACCGATCTGCTCGAATTGGAAGGGTGGTGCGAGGTACTTTTCAGGAATGGCATCAGCACACCTCGCACAACGTCCATTCGCGTCGAGGTGGTAGGCCTCGCCGCGAACCGGGCAAACTCGCCATCTAGCGTTCGGAAGGTGCCCCAAAGAGGGTCACGGGATGTCGGATGTGgcatggtgatgttggtgtctGCTGTGCCCTGGGAAGCAATTTCGGAAGAGGCGCTGGTTGTCGCAGTGGTTTCCGTGTCCAGATCCGACTCTAGTGACGAAGTCCGGTGGGAAGAGCTGCGAGATGGTGCTGCTTCGACATGGGCAAAAGCATTGTTGGTGGCAAGAGCAGCAGATCTGGGGAGGTTCGACGGGGCAAGGGTGGTTTTGGCCAGGACAGGCTTGACGCTGTACGCGGCTGTCGCAGCACTGGCGGAATCAGAGTCACTTGATTCGGAACTCTTGACAGAAGATGGCGCGGGAAGCGAGAGTGGGGACGATGTTCTAGAAAACACACTTTGAGGTTTTTGTTTTATCCTCGTCAGATACACACTGGCACGGCTGAAGACGCGGCTTgtactgttgctgctgctgctgctctgtGGCTCGGCGGAAGCGTCCTGAGAAGAATCACAATCCGAACGTGCGCGGGTTCGCAGCGTCAACCTAGACTTGACAGGCGATTTTTTCCTTTCTGTGGAAGGCTCGCGGGTCTCATGTCGAAGCCGTTCTGGGGTCGTTGGCGGTGAAGGTGATCGTGACTTTGTCATCCAAGACTTTTTCGCAAAATCGGCAAAGGACTCGACCGTCCCCGACCTTTCAAGCTGGCTGTCCTCCACCAGATTGTCGGTCGACACAGTCACATTGTTCTTGGTCACCCGTTGGGACAGTTCATGGGTTGCCGGCACGTTGGGGGTCGACTTTGAGCTCGGCAGCCACGACAGCGGCCGGTCAATCATTGATTTGCTCCGGCTACGGCCGTGCTTCTCGGCACgcggagcagcagccacggTGGgcgcggtgctggtgctgttACGGTgataggtggtggtgtcgatgtTTTTGGACGAGGTTCGGGGTGGTATTGGCTGCTTGGTGGGTTCGGCGCGAGCTTCAGTGGATGCGATGGGCAATAGCCTCGTCTCGGGAGCGGTAACGACAGTGGCGGTGGGCTTCAGGGGGCGGATGGACAACGCTTCGATCTTGTCGCTGCAGAAACTGAAGGATCTCTTGAACTCGGGTGAAAATTCAAAATCGAACGAGGGAATGTCAAACGAGGGATCGGGCATGGGCAGGCTCGGAAGTtccttgttggtgttggcagGCGGGCGCGAGGTAGCATCGGGCCTGGCGAGCTTGAGCGGGGTTTGTTCTTTGCTGCTACTCCtagcaggtggtggtggtgtagaaTGTGAGTGTTGTGAACCTTGTGAGCGCTGTGAGCGGTGAAAAGGCAATGGCGTGCTGGTGTCCACAGCGGGCGCCGTCATGGTCAGTGTCGGACCAACCATTGCTCTGTCTCAAAACAAGCCGTCGACTCTGTGGATTGCAGTGGTTCGTCAACAGGGGTGGTGTGCCGTGTATGCCGGAGAAACCTGCTGGCAGCCCTCGCAGTCAGGGAATACTGCGACTCTGCTGCCTTCGATCTGCCCCAATCCCCTTCAAAACATGGTCCTTCTTCCAATCTTCCTCAGAGCTGATCAACGGTAACGGGGTGATGACGACGCTATGCGATTTTCGAGTGTCTCTCGGTCAGACAAAGAGCAGCGACGGCAATGTGTAGATGACGGGAATCCGAGCCTTGGCGGGTCGGGGCGAGCAGCTTGGACGTAACGAGAGACGTAAACGTAAAGTCGTGGTGCAGGTGCAGACGATTGTACAACAGCAGAAAGAAGAGAGTGAAaataaaaatgaaaaaaaaatcaaaatcaCAGGCTGAGGATCGGCTGCGAGCGAGTGCGGGCAGGCCCCGGGCGGACAGGCGAGATCAGGGCAGACACGATTTAATATCGAAGCTGCATTTGAACAAAGCCGGGCTCAGCTTGACTCGCGACTCCACGACCTCCACGGTCCAGTGGAGATTGTCAGTCGCGCGCTCAACCAGGACGGGAACTTGGCAGCTTGACAGGAGAGTGATGCAAATTGGGACGAGCAATGGGCCAGTGCGGCCAGCCTGGCGCCCACTATACCGTACTCGGGTGGCAGGCTGTTGACGTCGTCGATCTTGCAAGTTAGGAGAAGTACGTGCAGATGCGGCGGGATGGCCCCGGAACACCTCGTACGGGTAGTGTACTGAACCATTGACTTCCATTGTTGGTTGATGCTACCTCAATTCAAGATGTTCTCTCAAACAGCAAACTTGATCCAGAAACATTCAGCGGGAACACTGCGCCTGCGCTCGGATGGTTCAAGAAACACTCGAGACGAACAGGCGGTTTgagtgaagaagaagatagGACGGAGACGAGGCGGCCACACCGAGGCTACGGATACGGGTGTGCTGTTCGCTAACGACGCCCCCGTGGCCCCCCGAAGAGGGGATGTTCCTGGAGGCTGCACTAAGGAGGCTGGGCGACCGATCCGTTGCAGGAGACCGATGGACCTGAGCTCCAGTCGTTCGCTGAGCGCTCACCATTTCTACAAAGTCAATTCGAGGTCACCGGTTGTGTTGTTTTATTACCCAATTATTCAGACTCCGGAATCCAGAAGCATCTTTTTTCCCCAGAGCCGAGGCGGGGAACAAGGCTACCATGTACGGGCAGGTATGACAGTTTATGCCAAGGCATAAAGACCTCAGCGATGCTGGTCCAGCTGAACGAGTCGAGATGTTTGCTACCCCACCCCGAGCATGAACATCAGTCTGACACCACCACGCCTTACCACAATCGACGACCTTTATAATGCGCGGTGAAGAGTCTGTGAGAATTGTGTCGTTGAGGGCTGATAATCACAAGGTCACATCGATGCCACCGCCGGGAACCCGGCAGCTTTAATTGAGCGATGACGAAAGGCAGGATCGGGGGCCGATCAAACAAAATCCGACAGCATGGGTCGGAAACAGATATGAACACCACGCCGTAGCCCGAATTGATGATTGATattccttcttcaaccaacATTCAACAGGATTCTCAACCGCCACGTGTGGAATCAGGGAAAACAAGCTCTTGCTAAAAGCCCAAAAACGGCCTCTAGAAACCCGGTCAAGAAGTTGACGATATAAAAAGGGGAATATTCAGCACGGCAGCTCCCGCAACCACTGAAAAGCTTCCAAATTCTGAGACCTACATATGTATCACCAAGACTAAGACTCTTTTGTAGGCAAGCAATTAAACGCGCGACGCGTCTGTAAAGTGCCTTGCACCTCTTTTTTGCTGCAAGAGATGCATCGACGTCACGCACACCCGCCACCTTTAAGTGTTTGACTGGCAGAGACTGGCTCCCAACCCTACATGAAAGTCTCTGGTGGCAGCTCAGCCTAGAAGCACGATGTGCTGGCCGACAGCCACGGTACTGGGTAGCTGAAAGTCATGCACCAGAGGTTACAGCACGTCCAGTGTGTGCAGTGCAGAAGCGGTTGTGGTCATCCGTATATCGACCGCATCGCTCGACTTCGGTTTTTGAAACCGCCTTTGCGCCGTGTTCTGGAGATTCGggagctgttgttgacaatTAGCCATTTTAGTGTGGCCTTGTCGGGTGAAAAAAGGGGGCCAAGAAAGGGGTCTCGCGTCTCCAAAAGTCTCACCACAAGACAATTGAACTGCGCGCTCCCATCCTGAAGGTGTTTTCCTGACACGCTAACCTTTTTACCAAGAGGTGTCCAGATGTTGACATCCACATTCGGGTAGCGCGCTCCTGCATTAGCCCTGCACATGCCACGCCGGCGGCAAAAAAAgatgagaagagaaaaaaaaggaaaatcTCATGGGGGTGTgcccagaaaaagaagcgaagagaaaagaaaccaacaacacaccgCCGCCCTACCATTCACGATGGACCCTCACGATAGCGCCAAAGCCACAACCAGATCCTCGGGGTCATCTTTCCGCCCGTCCGCCTGATCATGACAGACCCCCCTAGCTCGATTATCGATACGATTACCGAAAAATGTTACCTTGACATCTGGTCACCCATCACGGGCAAGTGAAAAAGAACTTGAGGTATAACGTCCTCATCTCGCTGGACACCGCATGAGCTGTAAGCGTAGAGTCCACGCCATCCTCAAAAAACTCCTCATGCAGGTTTCGGCTTGGGACTGCATCTCGTATACCCGACAACTTACCGCTCCTTTCATGTTGTGTTCCCGGGCCGTGCGTTCGGGCAACCAGCCCATCTTtcgtggggggagggagaagtagtaggtaggtaggtaggtaggccTATGTGCGCccacatacctacctacctagctaATGTGAACACTCCAGGTGAGACAACCTGaagtcaaaaaaaaaaaagccatcatcaacatgagACTGAAGATACGCGCGGCCGATCATCACAATAAACAATAAAACCGGTAACGTCCAACGGAAAACTCGGAAGAAAACTTCACGAAAAGCAGCCATGTCTCAGGGTTTATTTTTCCTGGCTGATGTAACGGACTCCAACGATGGGGCGTCGTTTCACTTTGATATTACTCTCAGTCACTTTCCGTCGGGTCGTTCTTCACAAGGCTGTGTTAGACATTTCTCTTCAACTTTGTGTAGCAGGGAATTTCTCCGAGGTCTGAAGGAGGTACGGAGACACTTCACACCTTGCCTAAACCTGAAAAAAACGAATGGCTATGCCCCCATCCCGTTGTAGGCAACTGCCTCTAACCGTCGAACAAGGGTGGTTTATCGGTCGTGCCGTTGTTGAGTGAGATAAAAACGGGGGGGGGAACTGACTTTGTTAGAAGTAGGTACCCGGTTCTCGCCACTGCCAGGAGGCTAGAAAGCCGTTGGGAACAGCGGGCTACTATCAACGGACGAAAACGCTTTGACAGCCATGACATTAGAAGAGCGCCAGAAGCAGACGGTGCCGGGAGCTAAAGTGGTAGTGGCACTCCGTGAAATAGTTTTGATGGGTCGACAAGTTCATCTGATAATGTAAAGGGAGTTAGTTTATGCCGTGGTTTGGAGCAGCAAAAAGACGCGGGTGATAGCGACATGCATGAAGGCTTCATGTGTGACATACAGAACATAATCATCTGTCTGAGAACATCCCTTCTTACACCGCGCTATGAAGAGATAAGAAACGTGGATAACGCAACTCAAAAGTCTCAAGAACTTGCATTGAtgtaaaagaaaaaagagagaagaaaagaactTTCCAAGCTCTATACAAATACCACCTCTATCAAAGTAAAACGCCTATCCATCTCTGCCCAACCCTCTCACAACCCACAAACCCCAAGTCCGTCCAGTTTCTCAACCAAAAACATCACTAACatacctctcctccttcatcttcccaAGCcactcctccgccccctccctccccctatCAGGAAACTCATCCTCATAAATCCTCAAACAAACCTCCGCCGtgctcctccccaacctccccgcgCTCCCACAAACAAGTATCTTGGCCCCCTGCTTAATcaaccccttcaactcctccctaTCCTCCCAAATCAGCTCATCCACATGCCccgtcctccctccctcgcccgcCCTCCTCGAAAAGGCCGCCCGTACTctaacaaccccctccttctcccattGACCCAACTCCTCTTTGTATAGGTAATCCTCCTCAGAATCCCTACACCCATAGTACAGCACAGCAGGACCAAGACCTGACTTGTGATACCCCCCCCTAGCacccgcaacagcagcccgTTCCTGCAGAAAAGCCCTCATCGGCGCAATCCCCgtcccagcagcaaccatcaccaccggcgtaGCCGGGTCACTCGGCAACCGAAACGGCGCATTCGTCTTTCTCACAAAACACCGCAGTCTCGAGCCGGGCTGTAACGAGGCGAGGTAGGAAGAACTGACGCCGTTGAAGGACTTCGTCTCAGGATGCGACATCAAAGGGGAGTTGTACACATCATACGTCAACGTAGCCGTCAAGCTCGCCTTCTCCagatcaaccccctcctcgctcGACCACCCAGACCCTTGATCAGGCAGCGGTTTCTGCGCGAGCGGGGAACTGGAAATGCTATACTGCCTAGGAGACAGCGGACTCAGCATGTCAAGATACGAAGCAAAGCTCAGCTTGCAAGAGGGAAAATCCTCCAGCAGGTCCAAGACAGAAAACCTCTTTGCCAGGACAGAGGTAGGGTACTCCTCATCCGAGGCCAAAACACGAAGTTTATCTGCCTCCAGACCGGACGAGAGAGAAGCCAAGTGAGCCACCTGGCGCTGGGAAGCAGGGTTGGCGAGTTCGACTCTTGTGCCGATGAGTTCAAACACCGAAATTGGCCCCCCAGACTCAGACTTGAGGTGTTCTTTGGTGGTCCCCGAGACGGTGACGAGATCGTCGGGGTGGAGGCCGAAGCGGCTGAGCACGCGGCGGATCGAGTCCCGGGGGTTAAAGGGTTGGATGGCCAAGTAATCCCCGCTGCGGTATTGCACACCAGGAGGGAGCAGAATGTCGATTTGGCGTTTTTCCGGACCGAGGCCTTTCTTGGCGAGGACTTTGTTGACCAAGACGAGACCTTGAGATAACTGCTCGCCTGCTAGCTTGGACGGcgcggtgggttgggtgatTTCCACTTGGAGCTCCTCCGTCTTGACGGCTGCCGTCACACCGACTGCTTCGCGGAGGGCGGGGAAGAGGGTCAGTTTCCACTCTTCAAGGGGACCGACAATATCCTGGCTGACGTCGACGAAACCGGTAGGGACGAGACGTGCGGCGCCGAGTTTCTCGAGGAGCTCATCAACCAACTTGGGGATGCGGTGGTAGGTCGAGGCCCAGTCTTTATTGCCAGCGCCAAAGACGGCGTACGAGACGCCCTTGAGAAGCtcgctgttgctggggtcCTTGGCACGGGTCTCGAGCCAGGCGACAAAGTTGCGGGCGTTGTCGGGGGGGAGGCCTTCGTAAGAGGAggtgacgatgacgagggggTGATCCTTTGGCAGGTTTTCCACGGCATCATCCAGGCTCTGAACCTTAGCTGGAACGGACAGACCGTGGTTCGCCGCGTTGGTCTCGAGATCTTCGGCAAAAGACTTGCAAGTTCCCGAGTTGCCACCATAAAAGACGGAAAACGGCTTCAAGTTGGAGTTGGCAGAAGCTCCGTTGACTGTCTTGCTAGAAGGTGCTGGGGCAGGAGCGGCGCCAGCGCTGAAGTTGAAGAGGTGGTCTTTTCCAGGGCGTCTGCGAGCCTTGATGTAGAACTCATCAGGCTTGATGGTAAGTGTAGACTTGATTTCTGGGATGTGTGTCAGCAACATTTTTCAAGTGCAAAAAGTTGACGACAACGTACTGAGCTCATAATCAGGATCAGCCATCTCAATCACGAACCGCTGCAACACCATAGCCATGGTGATAAGAACCTCCTGCTCAGCCAAGTACCGACCAATACACGAGCGAACACCAGTCCCGAAAGGCTTCCAAGAGTTGGGTGGCAGCCTTTCCCAACCACCATTGAGGAACCTTTCTGGCCTGAACTCGGCAGCGTCAGAGCCCCAAACAGCAGGGTCGTTGTGAAGACCCTTGAGATTGAACACCAGACTCTCGTTGGGAGTGACCTTGTACTTACCGCCAATGATGGTGGTCTCCTTCGCCTGTCTCATAAAAGCCGGAATAGGACCACAGAAACGAAGAGCCTCCTTCATGGCAGCATCAATGTACTTGAGTTTGGGAATGTCCTCCAACTGCAGCTCCCTGTCTCCGAGCACAGCATCGACCTCGGCATAGCACTTCTGCAGGGCCTCGGGATGCTTGAGAAGGTTGTAGAACAAAAACATCATGGTACCAGCCGAAGTGTCGTGTCCTGCTACCAGGAAGGTAGCCATCTGGTATCGGATATTCTCATCGGTGAACCCCTTTCCAGTGACAGGGTCTTTGGCGTTGAGCATGACATTGAGAGTGTCATCGACATCGGGGCGGGGATTGGCCTTGCGCTCTGCGACAATATCGTCGCAGACCTTCCACATGGAATGAATATTCTCCATCATCTGCCTCTTGCTGAGGAAGGCCAGAGTGTTCTGGATCTCGGGACGACTGGTCCGCTTGCCAGTCTCGATGAGAACATCACCGAGCTGCTTGGCGAACGGGATTAGCTCTTCGGAGTAGAAGGCATTGAAGCGATAGTTGAAGGCACAGAGACCGATAACGTCAAAGGCCAGACGAGTGAAATCGTCATGGGTTGAGATGCGGTAGTCTGGGCCGAAGCGATCCCAGCGGAGGATCATCTGAGAGAGGATATCCGTCATCTTGGGGAACATGGTGCGGACATGTAGCGGGCCAAAGGCCGGTAGAAGAGTTCTGTGGGCGATTCCCCATTCCTGCCAAAAGGGTTAGCTAATGTTGACACGATCTCTGAAGTAGAAAATGGCTGACTTCTTCCTCATTGTATGATGTGAATAGACCGTTTTTGACAAACACCCTGATGGCCTCCTGGGCACCAGCAACTTTCTTCTCGAATCGCTTCTCGTCGCACACCTCGTTTATCAGAGCATGGCTGGACAGGACGACAATCTTTCTCTTGACGAGGTTGAGTGTGAAGATGGGACCGTAGACATCGGCAAGTCTCCATAGGGATCCCATAGAGAACTCAGGGTTGATCTCTCCCAGATTGCCGGTAAGCCATCTCTCGGGTGGTTGAGGGATtggctctccttctccgATCTCTTCCAgcgctggtgttgctggcttgGGTGTTGACTCTGAACGTGCTGAATGTGATGAACCCGGTGGCTTGGCAGCCCCTTCAACGTGGAAGGGACAAGACATGGTGAGTGTTGTAATAAGTCGATCCAATGTTGAGAGATAAGACAAGGTAGGTATGTTGAAGTCGAATGTGGTCAAAGCTTCAGATGATGACACTTGCGTAATGATATCAAATTACCACCCAGCATCAGAACTCTGAAGAGGGGGCATTAACTGTATATAAATACCTCTAATCCATCTGAATCCTTCGCCTTTGTCCAGCACCATCTTGATACGAAGCTCTTGGGCCGAGGCCAAATCCGGAGGTCGCCATGAAGTCGCACCGATTGGTCATTACTTAAGTAACATTGCTGGCATGCTGCCGCACTGGTGAAGATACAGAGTACAAGGCATGACGCCTGGGCAGCCAGGGTCGGTGTGGAGTTGTGGAACTTCTCACCCGTCACAGATCAGGAAGGGTGGAAGGCTGTGAGTGGAAGcatgaggtgggtggtgggctgAGTAAGGGGCTGTCTCATCCCTTTAATTGAACCCGTCGTCATTGCTGCAACGCCAGCGAAACCGACAGGCCGAACGCCAGCGGGATTCACGTGCAACCATCCGTCGTCCGGATGGaaccgaggaggaaggcgagcgGTGCTCGTAATAAGGGCAAACAAGTTGCCAGAATGCCTCCAGTTTGCTGTCACTCTTGCTTCATGAGGTTGCGTTGGCAGTTGATCTGGGGTGGAGAGTGGCTCCGCTCTTGGTGCCGTTCAACCGTCCGTTTCTCTCTTGACGGCTATCAACTGAACTCGTCACCCTTTCTAGAACTTCGACTTCATCAGATCTCCATCCAGCTTTTATTCGATTGTGCCATGGAACACTAGAGTTCGATACGACCGCGCCAGCGATTGCCCCCGTCGCACAGCGGCAGATACCGGCAGATCAACAAAACCGCAACGGTCAGCCAAGCCCAGGAGACGGAGCTCGATTTCTTTCCGGATCCCGAACGCCGTTTGCTCACACACTCACGCCTCGGCATTTGCGAGCGGTCATATCGGCGATGAGATCACAAAGACCATGCCCTATGCCTCTTTCTTATTATTGACGCTGCGTTCCGTGTTCTGTCAAAATCTTCGAAAAACACGAAACATTCCAGTCAAATCACTCTCTTCAGACCCTGAACACACTGCCAAGTCCCCGAGCTGTCCAGAAACGGCAACGGTACGGTCTGTCATCGGAATGTCACTACCCTCGTCTGATTGGTTGCGCAAAAGACAGAGAGAATGTCACTGCCTCGAAATGATTGGTTCAATGGCTTCGGCAGTTGTGCGTTAAGGCTGAGAACCTTAATAAACTCGATGCCAAATGGCAGCCAAGAAGAGACCATTGATATTcagacttttttttctttttcctttcttgGAGTTGGGAAACTTCTTGAGTCTCTTGTCatcaagaagagaaaaaaacaccaatTGTTGTGAAAACACCACTCAGTTGTTCAGCTTCTTTTGCATCTCCGTCACAACAATCGTCCTTCTGTGATCTCTCCACCGGCACTTACACCTCTCATCTCAACTCCGCTCAGGAGAAAGTAAACAACAATGCCCACCacaaaccctaacccagctCCCTATCAACCCCCCGACATCACCGaaaagcccaccaccaccaccaccaccatcaccagcaatgACCCCGAGAAGcaaactcttcctccccccttcccaccatgCGCCGAACCAAAATCCACCTTCCAAGCCCTATCCTTCCTCGACCGCTTCCTAGCCCTCTGgatcttcctcgccatgctcatcggcgtcctcctcggtaACTTTGTCCCCAACACCGGCCCCGCCCTCCATCGCGGCACCTTTTTCGACGTTTCCGTCCCAATAGCAGTCGGACTCCTGGTAATGATGTACCCCATCCTCTGCAAAGTCAAGTACGAGTCCCTGCACAAAGTCTttcaagaaagagaagtCTGGGTGCAACTTGCCTTCAGCATTGTGGTGAACTGGGTGGTAGCGCCGCTGTTCATGCTCGCCTTGTCGTGGGCGTTCTTGCCGGATGAGGAAGGGTTAAGGCAGGGATTGATTCTGGTTGGTGTGGCGAGATGTATTGCTATGGTTTTGATCTGGAATAATCTTGTAATTATCCCCTCCCGTCTGAGATCCCACACAGTGATGCTGACGATAAACAGGCCAACGGCAGCAGCGACTACTGCGCCATCCTCGTGGCGGTCAACTCCCTCCTTCAAATCGTCCTTTTCGCACcgctgtcgttgttgttcATACGAGTCTTTgaccccaacagcaccaccgccatcagcATCTCCTACTCCACCGTCGCGACCTCTGTCGGCatcttcctcggcatcccCCTCGCTGCCGCGATCATGACCCGCTTTGccctcctctttctcacCTCCCCGGACTTTTACAACAAGAAGTTTATTCCagtcatctcccccctct is drawn from Podospora pseudocomata strain CBS 415.72m chromosome 1 map unlocalized CBS415.72m_1, whole genome shotgun sequence and contains these coding sequences:
- a CDS encoding uncharacterized protein (COG:Q; EggNog:ENOG503NXJJ) — its product is MSCPFHVEGAAKPPGSSHSARSESTPKPATPALEEIGEGEPIPQPPERWLTGNLGEINPEFSMGSLWRLADVYGPIFTLNLVKRKIVVLSSHALINEVCDEKRFEKKVAGAQEAIRVFVKNGLFTSYNEEEEWGIAHRTLLPAFGPLHVRTMFPKMTDILSQMILRWDRFGPDYRISTHDDFTRLAFDVIGLCAFNYRFNAFYSEELIPFAKQLGDVLIETGKRTSRPEIQNTLAFLSKRQMMENIHSMWKVCDDIVAERKANPRPDVDDTLNVMLNAKDPVTGKGFTDENIRYQMATFLVAGHDTSAGTMMFLFYNLLKHPEALQKCYAEVDAVLGDRELQLEDIPKLKYIDAAMKEALRFCGPIPAFMRQAKETTIIGGKYKVTPNESLVFNLKGLHNDPAVWGSDAAEFRPERFLNGGWERLPPNSWKPFGTGVRSCIGRYLAEQEVLITMAMVLQRFVIEMADPDYELKIKSTLTIKPDEFYIKARRRPGKDHLFNFSAGAAPAPAPSSKTVNGASANSNLKPFSVFYGGNSGTCKSFAEDLETNAANHGLSVPAKVQSLDDAVENLPKDHPLVIVTSSYEGLPPDNARNFVAWLETRAKDPSNSELLKGVSYAVFGAGNKDWASTYHRIPKLVDELLEKLGAARLVPTGFVDVSQDIVGPLEEWKLTLFPALREAVGVTAAVKTEELQVEITQPTAPSKLAGEQLSQGLVLVNKVLAKKGLGPEKRQIDILLPPGVQYRSGDYLAIQPFNPRDSIRRVLSRFGLHPDDLVTVSGTTKEHLKSESGGPISVFELIGTRVELANPASQRQVAHLASLSSGLEADKLRVLASDEEYPTSVLAKRFSVLDLLEDFPSCKLSFASYLDMLSPLSPRQYSISSSPLAQKPLPDQGSGWSSEEGVDLEKASLTATLTYDVYNSPLMSHPETKSFNGVSSSYLASLQPGSRLRCFVRKTNAPFRLPSDPATPVVMVAAGTGIAPMRAFLQERAAVAGARGGYHKSGLGPAVLYYGCRDSEEDYLYKEELGQWEKEGVVRVRAAFSRRAGEGGRTGHVDELIWEDREELKGLIKQGAKILVCGSAGRLGRSTAEVCLRIYEDEFPDRGREGAEEWLGKMKEERYVSDVFG
- the ARR3 gene encoding arsenicals resistance (EggNog:ENOG503NUWB; COG:P); translation: MPTTNPNPAPYQPPDITEKPTTTTTTITSNDPEKQTLPPPFPPCAEPKSTFQALSFLDRFLALWIFLAMLIGVLLGNFVPNTGPALHRGTFFDVSVPIAVGLLVMMYPILCKVKYESLHKVFQEREVWVQLAFSIVVNWVVAPLFMLALSWAFLPDEEGLRQGLILVGVARCIAMVLIWNNLANGSSDYCAILVAVNSLLQIVLFAPLSLLFIRVFDPNSTTAISISYSTVATSVGIFLGIPLAAAIMTRFALLFLTSPDFYNKKFIPVISPLSLIGLLYTILVLFASQGKQVVHQIVSVVRVSAPLIVYFTVIFFATLFACRRLGYRYEFGVTQSFTAASNNFELAIAVAVAAFGAESDQALAATVGPLIEVPVLLGLVYGVRWVVKRRGWE